DNA sequence from the Megalops cyprinoides isolate fMegCyp1 chromosome 24, fMegCyp1.pri, whole genome shotgun sequence genome:
CAGACTTTGTGAGAACTGATGACTTGGTTTGTACTTGGAATGTCAAACTCATTttccaaacacttttttttttttcccccctggaaaaaaggaacaatatCAAGTTCCAAGTTTTATCGACTTGTGAAAGGGTAATGGTaacaaaatgtactgaaaatTTAGTAGACTGACCTGAATTGCCCGTTAAATACCCCACCACACAAAGTCCCTAAGTCTTAGGAAATAAGTAGGCATAATACGTAAACAAGCCTAAAGCAGTGTACATTACAGTGACTCACAGTAATCTGGTGGTATAAGATCTTAGCAGAttgaaaaatgatgtttttgtcCAACAGAAAAGCATTACAATCAATCTTTAGTTTGTTTCGGGTAACTGCTGTGGCTGTTTAATCCTTCCAGCAGGTTGTTAGGCTTTCTTTGAGCCGATAGAACTCTCAAACCAGAAAGGAATCTGGCGTGGGTCAGTCAAGGTAATTGTAACTGGTTGCTGTAAAGAGGGCCTGGCTAGAGTGGTTGTCCTATGCCTATGCCTAATTTTGCGTAACCTCTGTGCAAAGTGCTCATGGATTCTCATTTGCTTATTTACACGGctgcttccccctctctcattgAACAGATAATGCTGTGGTGTTGGGTGAGGATCGTGGTTCTAACAGAACAGGCTCCCAGGTCACCACCAACAGGGGCAGACTGACCAGGCCAAAGGTCACTCTCCTCCACCCTAAGGCGAAGGTCATCGGAAGAGACCAGTCCAAGAAATCCCAGAGCTACAAAGTGGGGCCGGCACCAGCCAGGGTCAGCACGGACGTGCAGAACTTCTCCTTCGACTCCAAGCAGGAGGCGGAGTATGTAAGTATGGCGACCACCCTTGAGGTCCTCTTTCCGTGAAATTCAGCCCAGGATTCCGAGAGTAAATGGGTGGGATATGGCCATGGTGATGGGGAAAGCAAGGCTTCAGGACTTTTGTAATGAGCAGAGCCTCCATGTACATCCACTGACTCGTATGAATGAAACTAAGGGCTCCCCTCAGGAACTCTCTGATTGGCTAAAATCAACGAGTCATCAGCAGCACACGCTAACTCCACCCACCTTGGAAAAGTGAAGCTTCATGCGACTCCATCAGTAGGGGTGGGCGGCCAGAGATTCATGGCACATTCTGGCAAGTTCACCTCGCACTGACCCACTTGTGCGGTCATCTGGTCGCGGTCAACTGGACACCAAAGTGACATACTGGTCCAGTGATGAATCGAGCAGCccatgttcttttttgttttccatcttgTTTTTGGCTGCGTGTGCAAGTACACGCAGAGCTTGTTGACTCATTCAAGGCACTGGCTGACCATTCGGCTGTTTGCGTCCGCCTTGCGCAAGGTGCCGTATCTCTGCCCCTTGTACCCTGTTGCAAAAGAGAGGCAATATTTGGAACAGTTAGCccaaaatgcaacacattttgtGAGTAGCCCAGAAAAGAATCTAAACACAAGATAACCCAGCTGTTAAGAGTATTGTGTTCTCTCATCTGCACTAGAACAACTCGGACAGGGAATGTGGTGTTGTGGCATTGTGGGGCTTGTTAAGTGGCTGTAGTACAGCACTCTGACGGCAGGCTGCCCTCTCTGACGGggttctcctctctgttttgcaGGGGCCATGccggagagagatggagagcgTGCTGAACAGTCTGAAAGTCATGGACATCCTCAACCCGCGCGGGTTCCGCATTCCGAACTGTGACAAAAAGGGCTTCTATAAGAAAAAGCAGGTAAGGGAGCCAACAGGTCCCAATCAGAAATCAACATCTGTGGAACATCTGAATTCAATCTATACATTCAACACAGGCTCTGCACCACACATCTGTACAACTCGGGTATTACTGAGCACGTGCTGCAAGCTGAACTTGTTATTGTGGAACTTATCCATTCACTTTTTGTATTCCACTAAGTTCAGGTTCAGTGAGGCTTTCACTAGCACATTAGCTATTGTGATGCTATTTACTGCACAACTGAAGCTTTGCCCAATTATATCACAGtggtggatttaaaaaaaaaaaaaaatccttttatttttagtagAGGGAGGGTGCAGTACATACCTAATGAGAGCTGTCCAGGGTGCTGAATTTTATAACACAGCACCACTGGCCACAACCTCCTACATTTATATCTAAATatagctgtttgtgtgtattctgGTTGAAGTCACAATGAAAGCTTGTTTCCTTTGCCTGATGGCCTTTGAAAGCAGCAAAAGCAGAAACATTTACATAGATTGTTGTGGCTTTGTTGCAGAAGACATCAGAAAATGTTGTATCAAACTTTATTGAAGAGAAGATTGGGATAGACGTTCTGTGTTCAGTTATTAAACGTGCATCTCTATTTTGCGATTAAACTGTTTAATGTAAGTTTGAATGGCAGTCATGTTTAAACCACTGCGCACAGCGTCGCAGCTATCCTGATATGTtctactctctctcttcctccagtgCCGTCCGTCCAAAGGCAGGCGGAGAGGCGTCTGCTGGTGTGTGGATAAGTACGGGCAACCCCTGCCAGGCTTCAGTGGGAAGTGGAGAGGGGATGCCCAGTGCTACAGCCTGGAGAACCAGTGATTGGGAGGGGCACCCCTGGGGACTTGGAGAACTGCTGAGCACTGAGCGCCCAATGGAGCCCGCGAAAAGCGCAGGAGTCTGCTTCAGAACGTGACTTTCCCCTCCCCGGAGTCATTGCAAGAATACGATTGGCTCTCTGAGCTGGGAACCTGGGTCTTTTTAGCCCTGTGAGCCAATCACATACATCTCAGTGAGCCAATCGTGTCTCGGTGAGCCAGCCATGGCTCAGTGCGCTAACCGTGTGGCTTTTCTAGAGTTGCGCTGTGTTTGTGGTGCAATTCCAGACTTCATACGGACCACCTGGTGCCTTACCCCATGGGACCTGTGGACATG
Encoded proteins:
- the LOC118771321 gene encoding insulin-like growth factor-binding protein 3, which translates into the protein MMSTLRLLCFSALVSVWRLSEAVGPVVRCEPCDAEAMIRCKPLPRDCAEKVREPGCGCCMTCALTEGQSCGIYTGRCGSGLTCQHRAGETRPLLALLEGRGICSSAASKKLSRILEPANGQDNAVVLGEDRGSNRTGSQVTTNRGRLTRPKVTLLHPKAKVIGRDQSKKSQSYKVGPAPARVSTDVQNFSFDSKQEAEYGPCRREMESVLNSLKVMDILNPRGFRIPNCDKKGFYKKKQCRPSKGRRRGVCWCVDKYGQPLPGFSGKWRGDAQCYSLENQ